From the genome of Fusobacterium varium, one region includes:
- the dnaI_2 gene encoding Primosomal protein DnaI yields MKKCEFCGEDYVKNENKYFAALPKGIKKELEYIPRCDCLEKNRAKELEKLEKKRVQECMKNKLKKCLDISVMDKKFINSRFENADMSSSHMQLAKRYAENFLKKDKKEGLLFYGGVGTGKTFASACIANYLMEQGETVIVINLGLYLNKLTIEWGEGEKIILEQTEKCDLMIIDDFGSEKELDKNQTGWRAEKIYNLIDGRYRSEKPLIVSTNLNFSEDRNRCEITEKFSTQGQNRIRDRIIDMCFPVRIAGNSRRGMTQERFSEFME; encoded by the coding sequence ATGAAGAAATGTGAATTTTGTGGGGAAGATTATGTGAAAAATGAGAATAAATATTTTGCTGCGCTTCCAAAGGGGATTAAAAAAGAGCTGGAATATATACCCAGATGCGATTGTCTAGAGAAAAATAGGGCAAAGGAATTGGAGAAACTGGAAAAGAAGAGAGTACAGGAGTGTATGAAAAACAAGCTGAAGAAGTGCCTGGATATTTCTGTAATGGATAAAAAGTTTATAAACAGCAGGTTTGAGAATGCAGATATGAGCAGTAGTCATATGCAGCTGGCTAAAAGATATGCAGAGAATTTTCTGAAGAAGGATAAAAAAGAGGGTCTGCTTTTTTATGGGGGAGTGGGAACAGGGAAGACATTTGCAAGCGCCTGTATAGCGAACTATCTTATGGAGCAAGGGGAAACAGTGATAGTAATCAATCTGGGACTGTATTTGAACAAACTCACCATAGAATGGGGAGAGGGAGAAAAAATTATTCTGGAACAGACAGAAAAATGTGATTTGATGATTATAGACGATTTTGGATCTGAAAAAGAACTGGATAAGAATCAGACAGGGTGGAGAGCAGAAAAAATATATAATCTCATAGATGGGAGATACAGGAGTGAGAAGCCTTTGATAGTATCAACGAATCTGAACTTCAGTGAAGATAGAAACAGATGTGAGATAACTGAAAAGTTTTCAACACAGGGGCAGAACAGGATAAGGGACAGAATAATTGATATGTGCTTTCCTGTACGAATAGCAGGAAATAGCAGAAGGGGAATGACACAGGAGAGATTCAGCGAATTTATGGAATAA
- the hup_4 gene encoding HB, whose product MNKRELAKIYSKISQGKVSQKAALEEINIFTQTLQEALMKYDSVTFVNIGVFEILERKPRLVSNPSTREIMKIYPKKVVRFRASKNIMKP is encoded by the coding sequence ATGAATAAGAGAGAGCTGGCAAAGATATACAGCAAAATAAGTCAGGGAAAGGTATCACAAAAAGCAGCCCTAGAGGAAATAAATATATTTACACAAACCTTGCAGGAAGCCTTGATGAAATATGATTCAGTAACATTTGTCAACATAGGAGTATTTGAAATACTGGAAAGAAAGCCGAGATTAGTTAGCAATCCATCGACTAGGGAGATAATGAAAATATATCCTAAGAAGGTAGTAAGATTTAGAGCATCAAAAAATATAATGAAACCTTAA
- a CDS encoding molybdenum cofactor biosynthesis protein MoaC /MOSC-domain-containing protein, with translation MGKILAVCISEKKGTQKINIKEGVLIENYGLKNDAHAGNWHRQVSLLSNEKISDFIKKGGNVDQGDFGENLIVEGIDLAKLPIGTKLKINENILLEVTQIGKECHSHCAIFHTVGDCIMPREGIFTIVLKGGIVKIGDEISVVEK, from the coding sequence ATGGGAAAAATTTTAGCAGTTTGTATAAGTGAAAAAAAAGGAACTCAAAAGATAAATATAAAAGAGGGTGTACTAATAGAAAATTATGGTCTTAAAAATGATGCTCATGCTGGCAACTGGCATAGACAAGTCAGTCTGCTTTCAAATGAAAAAATATCTGATTTTATAAAAAAAGGTGGAAATGTTGATCAGGGAGATTTTGGAGAAAATCTCATAGTTGAAGGAATTGATTTAGCAAAGCTTCCTATTGGTACAAAATTAAAAATTAATGAAAATATTCTTCTTGAAGTAACTCAAATAGGAAAAGAATGTCATTCACATTGTGCCATATTCCATACTGTAGGTGACTGTATTATGCCTAGAGAAGGTATTTTTACCATTGTTTTAAAGGGTGGTATTGTAAAAATCGGTGATGAAATATCTGTAGTAGAAAAATAA
- a CDS encoding Bacterial DNA-binding protein has translation MKEGEFIRFYRDRNCLRSIKEAKKKIDLFWTVVLKALDEDGKVLLKDWGVFEKKEVAPRKIMTPRMEKERVIKAGEKIIFRTGTGLKTLVNGADADE, from the coding sequence ATGAAAGAAGGGGAATTTATAAGGTTCTATAGAGATAGAAATTGTTTGAGGAGCATTAAGGAAGCAAAAAAAAAGATAGACTTGTTTTGGACTGTTGTGTTGAAGGCTTTAGATGAAGATGGAAAAGTATTATTAAAAGACTGGGGAGTATTTGAGAAAAAAGAGGTAGCTCCTAGAAAAATAATGACACCGAGAATGGAAAAAGAAAGAGTGATAAAAGCAGGGGAAAAGATAATATTCAGAACAGGAACAGGCTTAAAAACTCTTGTCAATGGAGCTGATGCTGATGAATAA